GCTCAGGATGATGCGTTTGTAGCACCACTTCACCTTGTTTACCCGCGCGCCCGGCGCGTCCTGAAACCTGAGTGTAGAGCTGGGCAAAACGTTCCGCTGAACGAAAATCGGCGGAAAAAAGCGCGCCATCGACGTCCAGTAACGCCACCAGAGTGACATCCGGGAAATGATGGCCTTTCGCCAGCATTTGCGTGCCTATCAGGATGCGCGCTCCGCCACGGTGAACCTCCGCTAAATGCTGCTCCAGCGCGCCTTTGCGACTGGTGGTATCACGGTCGATTCGTGAGATCGGCACGCCGGGGAAGAAGGGCGCCAGCACCTGTTCCAGTTGTTCCGTCCCTAACCCAACCGGTAGCATATGCGTGGAACCGCAGGAGGGGCACTGGCGCGGCACGGGACGCTGGCTATCGCAGTGGTGGCAGCGCAGATGATGCTGCGCCTGGTGCAGCGTATAGTAATGATCGCAGCGCGGACACTCCGCAATCCAGCCGCAATCGTGACACAGCAGCGCGGGCGCGAATCCCCGGCGGTTCAGAAATAAAATCACCTGATTGTCAGCCTGGAGATGTTGGCGCATACGGGCGATAAGGGCGGGGGCGAGTCCTGCCTGGAGACGCTGGCCTTTTAAATCCAGCACATGCTGCAGGGCTGGTCGAGCGTTGCCCGCGCGTCGCGTCAGGCGCAGCAGCCGATATTTTCTTTGCCGTACGTTGCAGAGCGTTTCCAGAGCTGGCGTGGCGGAGCCGAGAATAATCGGAATTTGTTCACTATGGGCGCGATACACCGCCAAATCGCGGGCATGGTAGCGCCACCCTTCCTGCTGTTTATAAGAACTGTCGTGCTCTTCATCGATGACAATGACGCCAAGATTCTTAAACGGCGTAAAAAGCGAGGAACGTGTGCCAATGACAATGGCCGCTTCGCCGTTTTTTGCTTTCAGCCATGCCGAAAGACGCTCACTATCATTTAGCCCGGAATGCAGCACTTCCACCGGCGCGTTAAAACGTTCGCGAAAACGGGCGATTGTTTGCGGCGTCAGGCCGATTTCCGGCACCATCACCAACGCTTGTTTACCCTGCGCGAGGATGTTTTCCAGCACGCTCAGATACACTTCTGTCTTACCGGAACCCGTGACGCCTGCCAGCAGCCAGGCGGAGAAGCTATCTGATGCGCTGTGAATCGCGCCGACCGCCGTCGCCTGCTCGGTATTGAGCCGCAGCCGCTCCCCTGCGACGGCATAATGCTCTCGCCAGTCGGTAAACGCAGGTGTTTCACTGGCGAGCTCACAAAGCCCTTTCCGTCGCAGCGTTTGCAGTGTGGCGTCGGTAAAATCGCATTCAGCCACTTGATAGCGCCAAATCTTGCCTTGCCGTAGCGCCGCCAGCGCCTGCTGTTGCCTTGGCGAACGTTTCAGGCTGTTAATATCGAGCGCCAGCCCCTCTTCGGTAGCAAACCAGTACCAAAGGGGCGCGTTGCTGGCCGGTTTCCCCTGGCGTAATAAAATCGGTAGGGCGTGAAACAGAACGTCGCCGATAGGATGGTGGTAGTACTCCGTCGCCCAGAGGAGTAAACGCCAGACGGAGGGGGAAAAGACCGGTTCGTTATCCAGAATTTCAATGACCGACTTTAATTCATTAAGCGGTAATTCGCTGTGGTCGCTGACTGAGACGACAATGCCCACACGCTCTTGCTGCTTGCCGAACGGCACGCGTACGCGGCACCCGGCTTTGACGTCCCAGCCATCCGGCAGCCGGTAATCAAAGGTTCGGGGAAGCGGAACGGGCAAGGCAACGTGCGCGACGGACATGGTATCTTCCTGACTTGAAATTTCGTCGGGTAGTATACACATTACGATAAGGGAGCGCGGATCAGTTTGCATACGGTGGTCAAATTCTGTATGATTCGCCGCCTTTGGTGCGTATTGCGAGCATCAAACCCTTTACTATTAACTTCGCGTGGTGTCTGGCGTTAGGGCTGGAAGAGCGACGCGGCCTTACACTGAGGTTCCCCATGAAAAAAGGTATTCACCCGAATTACGTAGAAATTACTGCAACCTGTTCTTGCGGTAATGTTATCAAAACCCACTCTACCGTGGGCCACGACCTGAACCTGGACGTGTGCGGCAAATGCCACCCGTTCTTCACTGGTAAGCAGCGTGTTGTTGATACCGGTGGTCGTGTTGAGCGTTTCAACAAACGCTTCAGCATCCCTGGCAGCAAATAAGTTATCGCCAGAAAAAAAGCGCCGCAGGGCGCTTTTTTTGTTTTCTACCAGGGATAACAGTATTTGTTCAGACACACTCTGTGATCCTCCACCGCTTTCATTACGCTTCCTGCCGTGAGTTTTAACGAAGAATGTATTGTCAGTCCCGCGCTTTCCAGCCCCTTCGCTGTCCATGTATTGCAAGTGTTGAGTATGCCGTAGCGGCCATTCGCGGCGTAAAACTGGCTATCGCCGTAAATTCCCTGTTTTAACGGAATCAGATTACCCTCTTCGTCACGGGCAAAGCTGCGGCCCAGATAGCGCATCAGGCTGCTGCGCTGGTTTGTGTCCAGGGATAATGACATTATCTCGCTACCGGCGAAATAACGTTCAGGTTTACCGGAAAACGCGACGATGTGCATCACCGCGCCGGATGACCAGAACATGGCCTGGAGCGTAAGCGCGGTGGTTATTTCTTGTGACTGGTAAAAGCCCTTATCGCCCCAGCCGATTTCATACCACTGCGCCTCCTGAGCGAACCGTTTTTTAAGCTGTGGCAGAACGGTATTAACCTCACGGGCTGGCGCAATAATTCCCGTGTGCCAGCCATGACTGACGATATAGATTTCCGTCGGGGAAGGCTGTCCGCCTGTCGTGGGGTTTACGGCTTGTGGAAAGGTTGTGCAGCCATATAGCAATAAACTTATCCAGACGATAAAAACACGCTTCATGAAGTACCACCAGCAAAGGCGGGGTATTTTGCGGCGTTTCCCTAATAGCGCCACGCTTATCGGGTCGATATGAAAGTGGTACGTCATGGATATTTTATATTGCCTTAGGTTACCGTACGGGGAGCGCCGTCACTGAAGGCCTCAAAGATATACGGTGTGTTGTTGCGTATGGCCGCCATGCCGGTATGGCTGTACTTTTAATAGGTTGCCAGTTGCATGGCTTTACTTTGGAAGGGGTGAGCAACCTGGAAAATAATTTCACCGGTTTGTGGCTCCCAGGCAAAAGTGGTGGCGCAACCAGAAGGCTAAAAACCAGCGAGCCACGATTCATGGCCTAATGGTTTTATTGCACAATGAAAAAGAGCGGCGAGTGTGCCGCTCTTTCTATATCAGTATTCCCACGTTTCCGGGTCAATTCCCATCTCACGCATGATCTCTTTTGCCGCTTCCGGGATTTCATCGCTGCGCTCTTTTCGCAGATCGGCATCATCCGGCAACGGTTGCCCGGTAAAGGCGTGCAGAAATGCTTCACACAACAGCTCGCTGTTGGTGGCGTGGCGCAGGTTGTTCACCTGACGACGCGTACGTTCATCGGTGAGGATTTTTAACACCTTCAGAGGAATGGAAACCGTAATTTTTTTGACTTGCTCACTCTTCTTACCGTGCTCAGCGTATGGGCTGATATATTCGCCGCTCCATTCAGCCATGAGATACTTAATCCTCTTCGTCATTAATATTGAGGTCTGAACCTGAGCCCGGACCATAATTGCGCGTAGTTTACCGTAGTGGCGCGGCCCTGACACGAAGTTAGCGGTCGCAGATGTGCGCTAATGCATATAATTTTAA
The Salmonella bongori NCTC 12419 DNA segment above includes these coding regions:
- the priA gene encoding primosomal protein N'; its protein translation is MSVAHVALPVPLPRTFDYRLPDGWDVKAGCRVRVPFGKQQERVGIVVSVSDHSELPLNELKSVIEILDNEPVFSPSVWRLLLWATEYYHHPIGDVLFHALPILLRQGKPASNAPLWYWFATEEGLALDINSLKRSPRQQQALAALRQGKIWRYQVAECDFTDATLQTLRRKGLCELASETPAFTDWREHYAVAGERLRLNTEQATAVGAIHSASDSFSAWLLAGVTGSGKTEVYLSVLENILAQGKQALVMVPEIGLTPQTIARFRERFNAPVEVLHSGLNDSERLSAWLKAKNGEAAIVIGTRSSLFTPFKNLGVIVIDEEHDSSYKQQEGWRYHARDLAVYRAHSEQIPIILGSATPALETLCNVRQRKYRLLRLTRRAGNARPALQHVLDLKGQRLQAGLAPALIARMRQHLQADNQVILFLNRRGFAPALLCHDCGWIAECPRCDHYYTLHQAQHHLRCHHCDSQRPVPRQCPSCGSTHMLPVGLGTEQLEQVLAPFFPGVPISRIDRDTTSRKGALEQHLAEVHRGGARILIGTQMLAKGHHFPDVTLVALLDVDGALFSADFRSAERFAQLYTQVSGRAGRAGKQGEVVLQTHHPEHPLLQTLLHKGYDAFAEQALAERQSLQLPPWTSHVIIRAEDHNNQQASVFLQQLRNLIQASPLADDKLWLLGPVPALAPKRGGRYRWQILLQHPSRIRLQHIISGTLVLINTLPEARKVKWVLDVDPIEG
- the rpmE gene encoding 50S ribosomal protein L31, producing the protein MKKGIHPNYVEITATCSCGNVIKTHSTVGHDLNLDVCGKCHPFFTGKQRVVDTGGRVERFNKRFSIPGSK
- a CDS encoding TIGR02117 family protein; this translates as MKRVFIVWISLLLYGCTTFPQAVNPTTGGQPSPTEIYIVSHGWHTGIIAPAREVNTVLPQLKKRFAQEAQWYEIGWGDKGFYQSQEITTALTLQAMFWSSGAVMHIVAFSGKPERYFAGSEIMSLSLDTNQRSSLMRYLGRSFARDEEGNLIPLKQGIYGDSQFYAANGRYGILNTCNTWTAKGLESAGLTIHSSLKLTAGSVMKAVEDHRVCLNKYCYPW
- the metJ gene encoding met regulon transcriptional regulator MetJ — translated: MAEWSGEYISPYAEHGKKSEQVKKITVSIPLKVLKILTDERTRRQVNNLRHATNSELLCEAFLHAFTGQPLPDDADLRKERSDEIPEAAKEIMREMGIDPETWEY